ATGGCTTGGAAAGCGATGTGCCCTCTGTCGACAAGAAATTCCCGAAGATTTCCTTGACAAGCCAACCTTATTGTCACCAGAAGAACTCAAGGCAGCGAGTAGAGGAAATGGTGAATATGCATGGTATTATGAAGGAAGAAATGGGTGGTGGCAGTATGATGAGCGCACTAGTAGAGAGTTGGAAGATGCTTTTTCCAAAGGTAAAAAGAGCACTGAAATGTTAATTGCCGGGTTTCTGTATGTTGCTGATCTTGAAAATATGGTTCAATACAGGAGAAATGAACATGGACGTCGCAGGAAGATTAAGCGGGATATAATAGATATACCAAAGAAGGGAGTAGCCGGACTTAGGCTGGACTGTGACGCTAATACTGTAAACCTAGCGAGAGAGAGCTCTGCAGATGGAGCGGACAGTCTATCAGCACAGAGTGGAGCTTCTGTTCAGCCTCTAGTGTCTTCTGTAAGGCCCCTAACATCAGTAGATGGTCAGTTAACAAGCCCTGCAACACCATCCCCTGATGCAAGCACTTCTCTGGAAGACTCTTTTGCTCATTTACAACTCAGTGGAGACAGCATAGCTGAAAGGAGTCAtaggggggaaggagaagaagatcATGAATCACCATCTTCAGGCAGGGTACCAGCACCAGATACCTCcattgaagaaactgaatcagatGCCAGTAGTGATAGTGAGGATGTATCTGCGCTTGTTGCACAACACTCCTTGACCCAACAGAGACTTTTGGTTCCTAATGCAAACCACACAGTATCTGATCGATCAGGAACTGATCTGTCAGTAGCAGGGGGTGGAACAGTGAGTGCTGGTGTCAGATCTAGAAGGCCTGATGGACAGTGCACAgtaactgaagtttaaaaaactCTTCAAGGTTAAAATGGTTATCTGTAAATTTATGCCCACATAACATTATACTCATCCCTAGTAGTGCATTTTGGGagttggggtgggaaggggtaTGGGGAGGACAGAcctgtaataaaaatgtttaacatgtCTCTGTTGaggaatttatttaatataaggaACTCGGGCGTTAATAGTTGAGAGTTGTTTAGTAATAACCCAGTTTTTTTGAGGTCTgttttataggtttttaaaatttcttcagttcttttggccagtgtgtgtgtattatcTGTGCATTAACAGTCCTCATCTTATTCTTGCATTGTGTCTTATTTTCCTGCATGGATTGACGTAAAACCATGACTAAAATTTGGCACCTATGAGATGTCTGGTATCAGTATGAACAGGAAGcttaattaatatgaaaatagatgtgaatttggaattttaaaatagatgaataaCAACTATTAAATAGTAAAGTTACTGAAatggaaatgtaaagaaaacagttaataacTTATGTTTCAGAATCTTGTAACATACTTCATGGCGTTTCCCATAGGCTTTGCTGTCTAGTCCTTGTAGTTTGAGGTTCCTCTtgatctgcatttttctttttgattacagaatttataatttaataaatactagagtttatcaaaaataatttgtcTGTTGTTTGAGTCTGGAAAGAGGATGGAAACATTTTGACATTAGTGGCCAAAGGTTAATAAACAGGTGATGGTTTGGAGTGGTGGTATTCAGCTTAGTCACCTGCTTGAAGTTTGATTTATTCTATTCATAAAGAATAATTAAACAGAATCTACAAGCAATTGCACGGTATAAGTGTGTATGGAATTAAATCTACAGCCCGTGAGACTTAAATTTCTTACATAACTGGTAGTGGAGACCATACTAGATTTTCCTTGCCAGTCTTCATTAGTGGCCTGACACTAATGgattaaattgtattatttgtaaACAGCATTAGTAGACACAAATTCACTTCACACAAAATGTAGACTCTATGGCAAGATAGGAAGTCCTGGGTTAACTTGGAAATCCAGAATTTGGTTCTGAAAAAAGGTAGTGTGAGTTTGTCTTAGTGTTTTAACTCAAAACAGTAGGATCATGTTGAAGCCTATGCAAGTTACTTTTAATATGATTTTCCAAGTATGAATTGAATGTTACAAGAGCAAATAAAATCTGCCACTACTTTGAAATTCTCTTTTATCCCTTGCTCTGATAGGTTAGAACTGGGACTTCATTCTTTGACTTACTTTTAAAGCCT
The nucleotide sequence above comes from Panthera tigris isolate Pti1 chromosome B2, P.tigris_Pti1_mat1.1, whole genome shotgun sequence. Encoded proteins:
- the RNF146 gene encoding E3 ubiquitin-protein ligase RNF146, whose translation is MMAGCGEIDHSINMLPTNRKANESCSNTAPSLTVPECAICLQTCVHPVSLPCKHVFCYLCVKGASWLGKRCALCRQEIPEDFLDKPTLLSPEELKAASRGNGEYAWYYEGRNGWWQYDERTSRELEDAFSKGKKSTEMLIAGFLYVADLENMVQYRRNEHGRRRKIKRDIIDIPKKGVAGLRLDCDANTVNLARESSADGADSLSAQSGASVQPLVSSVRPLTSVDGQLTSPATPSPDASTSLEDSFAHLQLSGDSIAERSHRGEGEEDHESPSSGRVPAPDTSIEETESDASSDSEDVSALVAQHSLTQQRLLVPNANHTVSDRSGTDLSVAGGGTVSAGVRSRRPDGQCTVTEV